In Daphnia pulicaria isolate SC F1-1A chromosome 5, SC_F0-13Bv2, whole genome shotgun sequence, a single genomic region encodes these proteins:
- the LOC124341121 gene encoding DNA-directed RNA polymerase III subunit RPC4-like isoform X3, producing the protein MSGSGGSGGNPSDLVKKLALKAAISPLNASKSGRLPSLRGERDLSLGGSSRPNLNSVSSADKGAAKPKKEFKPTIPVRRTKTQEAPLNVDNSAESSSNGRGRGGRRDDNRGRGRGRGKKWEQSEGALFGQGVCDSNSKMKSSSSAYADREGGGSSGGLEKPRLNTQNSKVNKEEEDAALSALLRDDFLDDSELGDGFDNNMVMQPIQLPKSSLDVSVKEEGENIGIKSESKPAITVEGGVTIKQEKDEKKPIPTPKASSYQRRLKPSQVTGEHIFENEGELLFIQLPDVLPSLKSDKERPQVKNEPGTAIQEKVVDHSISEAKPDKESVFEDIPEGRLGTLRIHKSGKITLQMGEHSFVLDSATQVSYLQDLISVEFDAEDKTGKMRALGPIKYKTVCLPDWDELIADS; encoded by the exons ACTACCTTCTTTGCGTGGTGAAAGGGATCTTAGCCTAGGTGGGAGTTCCAgaccaaatttaaattctgtgTCAAGTGCTGATAAAGGTGCTGCTAAACCAAAGAAGGAATTCAAACCTACGATCCCAGTTAGGCGCACAAAAACTCAGGAGGCACCATTGAATGTTGACAACTCTGCAGAATCTTCTAGTAATGGCAGAGGGCGAGGTGGTAGAAGAGATGATAACCGGGGAAGAGGAAGAGGCAGAGGAAAGAAATGGGAACAA AGCGAAGGAGCACTTTTTGGACAAGGAGTATGTGATtcgaattcaaaaatgaaaagttcatCATCAGCATATGCTGACAGAGAGGGTGGAGGCTCTTCTGGTGGGTTAGAAAAACCACGACTGAACACTCAG AATTCCAAAGTGAACAAGGAAGAGGAAGATGCTGCTCTGAGTGCATTGCTAAGAGATGATTTCTTGGATGATTCTGAACTGGGTGATGGTTTTGACAATAACATGGTAATGCAGCCCATCCAACTACCAAAATCAAGTTTAG ATGTAAGTGTAAAGGAAGAAGGTGAAAATATTGGTATAAAATCTGAAAGCAAACCAGCCATCACAGTAGAAGGAGGGGTAACCA TCAAGCAAGAGAAGGATGAGAAAAAACCAATTCCGACTCCTAAAGCATCTTCTTACCAGCGACGTCTGAAACCTTCTCAAGTCACAGGAGAACACATTTTCGAAAATGAGGGTGAATTACTGTTCATTCAG TTACCAGATGTGCTGCCAAGCCTGAAATCGGATAAGGAACGTCCTCAAGTTAAAAACGAACCTGGGACAGCAATTCAAGAGAAAGTCGTTGATCACTCCATTTCTGAAGCAAAACCTGATAAAGAAAGCGTTTTTGAAGATATTCCTGAAGGTCGATTAGGAACTCTACGCATCCATAAATCAGGGAAGATAACTTTGCAAATGGGAGAACATTCTTTTGTGTTGGATAGCGCTACCCAAGTGTCTTACTTACAG GATTTGATTTCCGTTGAGTTTGATGCAGAAGATAAGACCGGCAAAATGAGAGCACTAGGACCAATCAAATACAAAACTGTCTGTTTACCTGATTGGGATGAACTAATTGCTGATTCCTAA
- the LOC124341121 gene encoding DNA-directed RNA polymerase III subunit RPC4-like isoform X1, whose amino-acid sequence MSGSGGSGGNPSDLVKKLALKAAISPLNASKSGRLPSLRGERDLSLGGSSRPNLNSVSSADKGAAKPKKEFKPTIPVRRTKTQEAPLNVDNSAESSSNGRGRGGRRDDNRGRGRGRGKKWEQSEGALFGQGVCDSNSKMKSSSSAYADREGGGSSGGLEKPRLNTQNSKVNKEEEDAALSALLRDDFLDDSELGDGFDNNMVMQPIQLPKSSLDVSVKEEGENIGIKSESKPAITVEGGVTSMFKQEKDEKKPIPTPKASSYQRRLKPSQVTGEHIFENEGELLFIQLPDVLPSLKSDKERPQVKNEPGTAIQEKVVDHSISEAKPDKESVFEDIPEGRLGTLRIHKSGKITLQMGEHSFVLDSATQVSYLQDLISVEFDAEDKTGKMRALGPIKYKTVCLPDWDELIADS is encoded by the exons ACTACCTTCTTTGCGTGGTGAAAGGGATCTTAGCCTAGGTGGGAGTTCCAgaccaaatttaaattctgtgTCAAGTGCTGATAAAGGTGCTGCTAAACCAAAGAAGGAATTCAAACCTACGATCCCAGTTAGGCGCACAAAAACTCAGGAGGCACCATTGAATGTTGACAACTCTGCAGAATCTTCTAGTAATGGCAGAGGGCGAGGTGGTAGAAGAGATGATAACCGGGGAAGAGGAAGAGGCAGAGGAAAGAAATGGGAACAA AGCGAAGGAGCACTTTTTGGACAAGGAGTATGTGATtcgaattcaaaaatgaaaagttcatCATCAGCATATGCTGACAGAGAGGGTGGAGGCTCTTCTGGTGGGTTAGAAAAACCACGACTGAACACTCAG AATTCCAAAGTGAACAAGGAAGAGGAAGATGCTGCTCTGAGTGCATTGCTAAGAGATGATTTCTTGGATGATTCTGAACTGGGTGATGGTTTTGACAATAACATGGTAATGCAGCCCATCCAACTACCAAAATCAAGTTTAG ATGTAAGTGTAAAGGAAGAAGGTGAAAATATTGGTATAAAATCTGAAAGCAAACCAGCCATCACAGTAGAAGGAGGGGTAACCAGTATGt TCAAGCAAGAGAAGGATGAGAAAAAACCAATTCCGACTCCTAAAGCATCTTCTTACCAGCGACGTCTGAAACCTTCTCAAGTCACAGGAGAACACATTTTCGAAAATGAGGGTGAATTACTGTTCATTCAG TTACCAGATGTGCTGCCAAGCCTGAAATCGGATAAGGAACGTCCTCAAGTTAAAAACGAACCTGGGACAGCAATTCAAGAGAAAGTCGTTGATCACTCCATTTCTGAAGCAAAACCTGATAAAGAAAGCGTTTTTGAAGATATTCCTGAAGGTCGATTAGGAACTCTACGCATCCATAAATCAGGGAAGATAACTTTGCAAATGGGAGAACATTCTTTTGTGTTGGATAGCGCTACCCAAGTGTCTTACTTACAG GATTTGATTTCCGTTGAGTTTGATGCAGAAGATAAGACCGGCAAAATGAGAGCACTAGGACCAATCAAATACAAAACTGTCTGTTTACCTGATTGGGATGAACTAATTGCTGATTCCTAA
- the LOC124341121 gene encoding DNA-directed RNA polymerase III subunit RPC4-like isoform X2, protein MSGSGGSGGNPSDLVKKLALKAAISPLNASKSGRLPSLRGERDLSLGGSSRPNLNSVSSADKGAAKPKKEFKPTIPVRRTKTQEAPLNVDNSAESSSNGRGRGGRRDDNRGRGRGRGKKWVKSEGALFGQGVCDSNSKMKSSSSAYADREGGGSSGGLEKPRLNTQNSKVNKEEEDAALSALLRDDFLDDSELGDGFDNNMVMQPIQLPKSSLDVSVKEEGENIGIKSESKPAITVEGGVTSMFKQEKDEKKPIPTPKASSYQRRLKPSQVTGEHIFENEGELLFIQLPDVLPSLKSDKERPQVKNEPGTAIQEKVVDHSISEAKPDKESVFEDIPEGRLGTLRIHKSGKITLQMGEHSFVLDSATQVSYLQDLISVEFDAEDKTGKMRALGPIKYKTVCLPDWDELIADS, encoded by the exons ACTACCTTCTTTGCGTGGTGAAAGGGATCTTAGCCTAGGTGGGAGTTCCAgaccaaatttaaattctgtgTCAAGTGCTGATAAAGGTGCTGCTAAACCAAAGAAGGAATTCAAACCTACGATCCCAGTTAGGCGCACAAAAACTCAGGAGGCACCATTGAATGTTGACAACTCTGCAGAATCTTCTAGTAATGGCAGAGGGCGAGGTGGTAGAAGAGATGATAACCGGGGAAGAGGAAGAGGCAGAGGAAAGAAATGGG TTAAGAGCGAAGGAGCACTTTTTGGACAAGGAGTATGTGATtcgaattcaaaaatgaaaagttcatCATCAGCATATGCTGACAGAGAGGGTGGAGGCTCTTCTGGTGGGTTAGAAAAACCACGACTGAACACTCAG AATTCCAAAGTGAACAAGGAAGAGGAAGATGCTGCTCTGAGTGCATTGCTAAGAGATGATTTCTTGGATGATTCTGAACTGGGTGATGGTTTTGACAATAACATGGTAATGCAGCCCATCCAACTACCAAAATCAAGTTTAG ATGTAAGTGTAAAGGAAGAAGGTGAAAATATTGGTATAAAATCTGAAAGCAAACCAGCCATCACAGTAGAAGGAGGGGTAACCAGTATGt TCAAGCAAGAGAAGGATGAGAAAAAACCAATTCCGACTCCTAAAGCATCTTCTTACCAGCGACGTCTGAAACCTTCTCAAGTCACAGGAGAACACATTTTCGAAAATGAGGGTGAATTACTGTTCATTCAG TTACCAGATGTGCTGCCAAGCCTGAAATCGGATAAGGAACGTCCTCAAGTTAAAAACGAACCTGGGACAGCAATTCAAGAGAAAGTCGTTGATCACTCCATTTCTGAAGCAAAACCTGATAAAGAAAGCGTTTTTGAAGATATTCCTGAAGGTCGATTAGGAACTCTACGCATCCATAAATCAGGGAAGATAACTTTGCAAATGGGAGAACATTCTTTTGTGTTGGATAGCGCTACCCAAGTGTCTTACTTACAG GATTTGATTTCCGTTGAGTTTGATGCAGAAGATAAGACCGGCAAAATGAGAGCACTAGGACCAATCAAATACAAAACTGTCTGTTTACCTGATTGGGATGAACTAATTGCTGATTCCTAA